TGTTTGTCATTGATTTTTACCCCTTGTAAACGGTATACTTCTTGAATTTCGTTTACCAAGTACTGTTGAACAGCAGCTGGACCTTGAATTCTTAAAATATCGTCTGGAGTAATAGCACCGTCTGACAAAGGAACACCTGCTCTTACAAAGTCATTTTCTTGAACCAAGATTTGACTAGATAATTTCACTAAGTATTTCTTCACTTCACCAAATTTAGATTCGATGATGATTTCGCGGTTACCACGTTTGATTTTTCCGAAAGAAACAACACCGTCGATTTCTGAAACTACTGCTGGGTTGGAAGGATTACGAGCTTCTAACAACTCTGTAATTCTTGGTAAACCTCCTGTGATATCTCCTGATTTAGAAGAACGACGTGGGATTTTTACCAATACTTTACCAGCTTTAATTTTCTCACCATTGTCAACCATCAAGTGGGCACCTACTGGTAAGTTATACGAACGGATTAATTCATTGTCTTTACCGTAAACCAATAAAGTAGGAATTAATTTTTTGTTTCTTGCTTCCGAAATTACTTTTTCTTGGAAACCAGTTTGCTCATCGATTTCAACCATGAACGATTGTCCTTGCTCTAAATCTTCGTAAGCAATTTTACCAGTAAACTCAGAAACAATAACTCCATTATATGGATCCCATTTACAGATTACTTCTCCTTTTGCAACCGACTGTCCGTCTTTAACAAAAATACTCGATCCGTAAGGGATGTTATTTGTACTTAATAAAATACCTGTTTTTTCATCGATTAATTTCAATTCAGTAGAACGAGAAACAACAATATCAACTGCGTTTCCTTCGCTATCTTCTCCTTTAACTGTTTTTAAATCTTCGATTTCTAATTTTCCTGGGAAACGAGCTACAATGCTTGATTCTTCAGAAATACCTCCTGCAACCCCTCCTACGTGGAACGTACGAAGTGTCAACTGTGTACCTGGCTCTCCAATAGATTGCGCAGCGATAACTCCAACTGCTTCTCCTCTTTGAGTCATTTTTCCAGTAGCTAAGTTTCTACCGTAACATTTAGCACAGATTCCTTTTAATGCCTCACAAGTTAATGGAGAACGAACTTCTACTTTTTCAACTGGAGAAGCGTCGATAGCTTTCACAATTGCTTCTGTAATTTGTTGTCCAGACGCCACTAAAACTTCGTTGGTCAAAGGATTGATTACATCTTGTAATGCAACACGTCCAAGGATTCTTTCGCCTAAAGATTCTACGATTTCTTCGTTTTTCTTCAAAGCTGAAACTTCAACTCCTCTTAAAGTACCACAATCTTCAATGTTCACAATAACGTCTTGAGAAACGTCGTGTAATCTTCTTGTTAAGTATCCTGCATCTGCAGTTTTAAGAGCTGTATCCGCAAGACCTTTACGAGCACCGTGAGTAGAAATAAAGTACTCAAGGATCGAAAGACCTTCTTTAAAGTTAGATAAAATCGGATTTTCAATAATTTCACCACCACCAGCAGTCGATTTTTTAGGCTTAGCCATCAAACCACGCATACCAGTTAACTGACGAATTTGTTCTTTAGATCCCCTTGCTCCAGAGTCAAGCATCATGTACACAGAATTGAAACCTTGTTGGTCTTCTCTAATGTTTTTCATTGCTGCTTCTGTCAATTGAGCATTGGTAGAAGTCCATACATCAATAACTTGGTTGTAACGTTCGTTATTAGTGATAAGACCCATGTTATAGTTAGCAGAAATACCTTCAACTTGCTCTCTAGCATCTGCAATTAATTTTGTTTTTTGTTCTGGAATTCTAATATCACCTAATGAGAATGACAATCCACCTTTAAAGGCAAATTTATACCCCATATCTTTCATATTATCCAAGAAAGCAGCTGTGGTAGGTACATCAGTTACACTTAAAATGTGACCGATAATATCTCTTAAGTTTTTCTTAGTTAATACATCATTGATGTATCCAGCAGCTTCAGGAACTACTTCATTAAACAAGACACGACCTGCAGTAGTTTGGATTATTTTGTAAACCAACTCTCCATTTTCGTTAAAATCTTTTGCTCTAATTTTCACACGAGCATTCAATTCTAATTGTCCTTCGTTTAATGCAATGTTTACCTCTTCAGCAGAATAGAAAGTCAAATCTTGACCTAAAATTTTATGCTCAGGAGTTGATAAACGCTCTTTGGTCATATAATATAGACCCAAAACCATGTCCTGAGAAGGTACCGTGATCGGTGCTCCATTAGCAGGGTTCAAAATATTGTGAGAAGCCAACATTAATAATTGTGCTTCCAAAATTGCTTCTGGTCCTAATGGCAAGTGAACCGCCATCTGGTCACCATCAAAATCCGCGTTGAACGCCGTACACACTAAAGGGTGCAATTGGATTGCTTTACCTTCAATTAACTTAGGTTGGAACGCTTGGATTCCTAAACGGTGCAAAGTAGGAGCACGATTCAGTAATACTGGGTGTCCTTTGATTACATTTTCAAGGATGTCCCAAACTACAGGCTCTTTTTTGTCAATTATTTTTTTAGCTGATTTTACCGTTTTAACAATACCTCTTTCAATCAATTTACGGATTACAAAAGGTTTGTATAATTCAGATGCCATATCTTTTGGGATACCACATTCGAATAATTTCAACTCAGGTCCAACAACAATTACCGAACGAGCAGAATAATCTACACGTTTTCCAAGTAAGTTTTGACGGAAACGTCCTTGTTTCCCTTTTAATGAATCTGATAATGATTTTAATGGTCTGTTAGATTCTGTTTTTACTGCAGATGCTTTACGAGTATTGTCGAAAAGTGAATCAACAGATTCTTGCAACATACGTTTTTCATTTCTCAAGATTACTTCTGGAGCTTTAATCTCCATCAATCTTTTCAAACGGTTGTTACGAATAATTACACGACGGTATAAATCATTCAAATCAGAAGTAGCAAAACGACCTCCATCAAGTGGTACCAATGGACGTAATTCTGGTGGAATAACTGGAACTACTTTCATAATCATCCATTCCGGACGATTCTCACGGTTCAAGTTAGACTCACGGAAAGACTCCACTACTTGTAATCTTTTTAATGCTTCTGTTTTACGTTGTTTAGACGTTTCGTTATTCGCACTGTGACGCAAACTGTAAGATAATTCATCTAAGTCGATGCGTGCCAATAAATCCATAATACACTCTGCTCCCATTTTGGCAACAAATTTATTTGGATCAAAATCGTCTAAATATTGGTTGTCCGCTGGAAGGGTATCTAAAATATTCAAATACTCTTCTTCTGTCAAGAAATCTAATCTTTGTAATGGTTCACCCTCAGCATTTTGAGCAATACCAGCTTGGATCACTACGTATCTTTCGTAGTAAATAATCATATCTAATTTCTTAGATGGCAATCCAAGGATGTATCCAATTTTGTTTGGAAGTGAACGGAAATACCAGATGTGAGCAATTGGCACAACAAGGTTGATGTGTCCTACTCTATCTCTACGTACTTTTTTCTCAGTAACTTCTACACCACAACGGTCACAAATGATTCCTTTATATCGGATTCTTTTGTATTTTCCACAAGCACATTCGAAATCCTTAACAGGTCCAAAAATTCTTTCGCAGAAAAGTCCGTCACGCTCTGGTTTGTGCGTTCTGTAGTTGATAGTTTCAGGCTTCAATACTTCACCTCTTGATTCCTTTAAAATCGATTCAGGAGAAGCAAGTCCTATTGAAATTTTATTGAACCTTTTAACCGGGTTCTTATCTTTGTTATTATTTCTATTATTCATCATAGTTTTTACTATTGATTTAATTGCAATTAAAAAATTGATTTAGATTTATGACTTGTTCCAATTAGTGATTGCACTTTTCAAAACAAACCATTCAGCTAATACCTCGAATTACTTCTCTAAACTTCAAACTTTCTTTGAAGTGCTAGTTATAAAAACCGGTAGGTTTCAATAAAAAATCGGAACGGTTTACGGGTATAAATCCTTAAAAACTTATTATAAATAAGTATTCAGTTCCAAAAAATTGGAACTGAATACAGCATTCTTTTTTATTCTTCTAATCTGATATCTAAACCAAGACCTTTCAATTCATGCATTAATACATTGAATGATTCTGGCAATCCTGGTTCTGGCATTGATTCACCTTTAACGATAGCTTCGTAAGATTTAGCTCTACCAATTACATCATCAGATTTAACAGTCAAGATTTCTCTCAAAGTACTTGATGCGCCATACGCTTCAAGTGCCCAAACCTCCATCTCTCCAAAACGTTGTCCTCCAAATTGAGCTTTACCACCCAATGGTTGTTGTGTAATCAACGAGTATGGTCCAATAGAACGTGCGTGCATTTTATCATCTACCATGTGTCCTAATTTCAACATATAGATTACACCCACTGTAGCTGCTTGGTGGAAACGTTCTCCAGTACCACCATCATAAAGATGGGTATGTCCAAAACGTGGTACACCTGCTTCATCTGTCAAGGCATTGATTTCGTCTAAAGAAGCACCATCAAAAATTGGAGTAGCAAATTTTCTACCCAAGTTCATTCCAGCCCATCCTAAAACGGTTTCATAGATCTGACCAATGTTCATACGAGATGGTACCCCAAGTGGATTCAATACGATATCTACTGGTGTTCCGTCTTCCAAGAAAGGCATATCTTCATGACGAACGATACGAGCAACAATACCTTTGTTACCGTGACGACCCGCCATTTTATCCCCTACTTTCAACTTACGTTTTTTAGCGATATATACTTTCGCTAATTTCAAGATTCCAGCTGGCAATTCATCACCCACAGTAATCGTGAATTTTTCTCTACGTAACGCTCCTTGCAAGTCGTTCAATTTAATTTTATAGTTATGAATTAAATCATTCACCATTTTATTAGTCGCTTCATCAGCTACCCATTGACCTTTACTTAAGTGAGCAAAATCTTCAACGGCATACAACATTTTTTGAGTGTATTTTTTACCTTTTGGTAATACTTCTTCACCCAAATCGTTCATTACACCTTGCGATGTTTTACCGTTAACGATTACGAACAATTTCTCTACTAATTTGTCTTTTAATTCGACAAATTTAGTTTCGAATTCCAATTCAAGAGCTGTTAAAGCATCTTTATCTTGTGTTCTCTTACGTTTATCTTTTACCGCTCTTGCGAATAATTTTTTATCTAAAACCACACCGTGTAAAGATGGAGATGCTTTTAATGACGCATCTTTAACATCACCTGCTTTATCCCCGAAGATTGCACGAAGCAATTTCTCTTCTGGAGTAGGATCTGATTCTCCTTTTGGTGTAATTTTTCCAATAAGAATGTCACCAGGTTTTACCTCGGCTCCAATTCTAATCATACCGTTTTCGTCCAAGTCTTTAGTAGCTTCTTCAGAAACGTTTGGAATATCATTCGTTAACTCTTCGTTACCTAATTTAGTATCTCTCACTTCCAATGAATAATCATCCACGTGAATAGAGGTAAAGATATCGTCACGAACTACTTTCTCAGAAATTACAATCGCATCCTCAAAGTTGTACCCTTTCCAAGGCATGAAGGCTACTTTTAGGTTTCTACCCAAAGCCAACTCTCCATTTTGAGTAGCATATCCTTCAGATAAAACTTGACCTGGAACTACTCTATCCCCTTTTCTTACGATTGGTTTCAAGTTAATACTTGTTCCTTGGTTGGTTTTTCTAAATTTAATTAAGTTGTATGTTTTCTCATCGGTATCAAAACTTACCATTCTTTCTTCTTCAGAACGGTCGTATTTGATAGTAATGATATTGGCATCAACGTATTCAATTGTTCCGTGTCCTTCAGCATTTATTAATACTCTAGAATCCGAAGCAACTTGACGCTCTAAACCAGTTCCTACAATTGGAGCTTCTGGGCGAATCAATGGTACTGCTTGACGCATCATGTTTGATCCCATCAACGCACGGTTCGCATCATCATGTTCCAAGAAAGGAATCAATGAAGCTGAAATCGATGCAATTTGATTTGGTGCAACGTCAGTATAATGAACATTAGATGGTTCAATTACAGGGAAATCACCTTCTTGACGTGCAATTACGTTATCGGCAGTAATTTTTCCTGAATTATCCATTTGAATGTTAGCTTGCGCTATCATCATTCCTTCTTCTTCTTCAGCGCTTAAGTAAACAGGAGTCGACTCTAAATCAACTACACCATTAGTTACTTTACGGTACGGAGTTTCAATGAATCCCATACCATTCACTTTTGCATACACCCCAAGAGATGAAATCAAACCAATGTTTGGTCCCTCAGGAGTTTCAATTGGACATAAACGTCCGTAGTGAGTATAGTGAACGTCACGCACCTCAAAACCGGCTCTTTCTCTAGAAAGTCCACCTGGTCCTAGGGCAGATAATCTTCTTTTGTGTGTGATCTCAGCTAATGGATTCGTTTGATCCATAAATTGAGACAATTGGTTTGTACCAAAGAAAGAGTTGATTACTGATGATAATGTTTTAGCATTAATCAAATCAATAGGTGTAAACACCTCGTTATCTCTAACGTTCATTCGCTCTCTAATAGTTCTAGCCATACGAGCTAAACCAACACCGAATTGTTGCGACAATTGTTCTCCAACTGTTCTAACACGACGGTTTGATAAGTGATCAATATCATCAATCTCTGCTTTAGAGTTGATCAATTC
This sequence is a window from Flavobacterium ammoniigenes. Protein-coding genes within it:
- the rpoC gene encoding DNA-directed RNA polymerase subunit beta', giving the protein MMNNRNNNKDKNPVKRFNKISIGLASPESILKESRGEVLKPETINYRTHKPERDGLFCERIFGPVKDFECACGKYKRIRYKGIICDRCGVEVTEKKVRRDRVGHINLVVPIAHIWYFRSLPNKIGYILGLPSKKLDMIIYYERYVVIQAGIAQNAEGEPLQRLDFLTEEEYLNILDTLPADNQYLDDFDPNKFVAKMGAECIMDLLARIDLDELSYSLRHSANNETSKQRKTEALKRLQVVESFRESNLNRENRPEWMIMKVVPVIPPELRPLVPLDGGRFATSDLNDLYRRVIIRNNRLKRLMEIKAPEVILRNEKRMLQESVDSLFDNTRKASAVKTESNRPLKSLSDSLKGKQGRFRQNLLGKRVDYSARSVIVVGPELKLFECGIPKDMASELYKPFVIRKLIERGIVKTVKSAKKIIDKKEPVVWDILENVIKGHPVLLNRAPTLHRLGIQAFQPKLIEGKAIQLHPLVCTAFNADFDGDQMAVHLPLGPEAILEAQLLMLASHNILNPANGAPITVPSQDMVLGLYYMTKERLSTPEHKILGQDLTFYSAEEVNIALNEGQLELNARVKIRAKDFNENGELVYKIIQTTAGRVLFNEVVPEAAGYINDVLTKKNLRDIIGHILSVTDVPTTAAFLDNMKDMGYKFAFKGGLSFSLGDIRIPEQKTKLIADAREQVEGISANYNMGLITNNERYNQVIDVWTSTNAQLTEAAMKNIREDQQGFNSVYMMLDSGARGSKEQIRQLTGMRGLMAKPKKSTAGGGEIIENPILSNFKEGLSILEYFISTHGARKGLADTALKTADAGYLTRRLHDVSQDVIVNIEDCGTLRGVEVSALKKNEEIVESLGERILGRVALQDVINPLTNEVLVASGQQITEAIVKAIDASPVEKVEVRSPLTCEALKGICAKCYGRNLATGKMTQRGEAVGVIAAQSIGEPGTQLTLRTFHVGGVAGGISEESSIVARFPGKLEIEDLKTVKGEDSEGNAVDIVVSRSTELKLIDEKTGILLSTNNIPYGSSIFVKDGQSVAKGEVICKWDPYNGVIVSEFTGKIAYEDLEQGQSFMVEIDEQTGFQEKVISEARNKKLIPTLLVYGKDNELIRSYNLPVGAHLMVDNGEKIKAGKVLVKIPRRSSKSGDITGGLPRITELLEARNPSNPAVVSEIDGVVSFGKIKRGNREIIIESKFGEVKKYLVKLSSQILVQENDFVRAGVPLSDGAITPDDILRIQGPAAVQQYLVNEIQEVYRLQGVKINDKHFEVVIRQMMRKVRVQDPGDTLFLEDQLIHTKDFILENDKLYGMKVVEDAGDSDSLKPGQIITPRQLRDENSLLKRTDKNLVVARDVITATATPVLQGITRASLQTKSFISAASFQETTKVLNEAAVAGKVDYLEGLKENVIVGHRIPAGTGMREYDHTIVGSKDDYNEMMASKEEYIY
- the rpoB gene encoding DNA-directed RNA polymerase subunit beta, which gives rise to MITNQTERLNFASTKNIPAYPDFLDVQVKSFKDFFQLETKSDERGDEGLYNTFMENFPITDTRNNFVLEFLDYFVDPPRYTIQECIERGLTYSVPLKARLKLYCTDPEHEDFETIVQDVYLGTIPYMTPSGTFVINGAERVVVSQLHRSPGVFFGQSFHANGTKLYSARVIPFKGSWIEFSTDINSVMYAYIDRKKKLPVTTLFRAIGFERDKDILEIFDLAEEIKVSKTGLKKYIGRKLAARVLNTWHEDFVDEDTGEVVSIERNEIILDRDTIIDKDNVEEIIESNVKSILLHKEDANQGDYAIIHNTLQKDPTNSEKEAVEHIYRQLRNAEPPDEETARGIIDKLFFSDQRYNLGEVGRYRMNKKLGLDIPMEKQVLTKEDIITIVKYLIELINSKAEIDDIDHLSNRRVRTVGEQLSQQFGVGLARMARTIRERMNVRDNEVFTPIDLINAKTLSSVINSFFGTNQLSQFMDQTNPLAEITHKRRLSALGPGGLSRERAGFEVRDVHYTHYGRLCPIETPEGPNIGLISSLGVYAKVNGMGFIETPYRKVTNGVVDLESTPVYLSAEEEEGMMIAQANIQMDNSGKITADNVIARQEGDFPVIEPSNVHYTDVAPNQIASISASLIPFLEHDDANRALMGSNMMRQAVPLIRPEAPIVGTGLERQVASDSRVLINAEGHGTIEYVDANIITIKYDRSEEERMVSFDTDEKTYNLIKFRKTNQGTSINLKPIVRKGDRVVPGQVLSEGYATQNGELALGRNLKVAFMPWKGYNFEDAIVISEKVVRDDIFTSIHVDDYSLEVRDTKLGNEELTNDIPNVSEEATKDLDENGMIRIGAEVKPGDILIGKITPKGESDPTPEEKLLRAIFGDKAGDVKDASLKASPSLHGVVLDKKLFARAVKDKRKRTQDKDALTALELEFETKFVELKDKLVEKLFVIVNGKTSQGVMNDLGEEVLPKGKKYTQKMLYAVEDFAHLSKGQWVADEATNKMVNDLIHNYKIKLNDLQGALRREKFTITVGDELPAGILKLAKVYIAKKRKLKVGDKMAGRHGNKGIVARIVRHEDMPFLEDGTPVDIVLNPLGVPSRMNIGQIYETVLGWAGMNLGRKFATPIFDGASLDEINALTDEAGVPRFGHTHLYDGGTGERFHQAATVGVIYMLKLGHMVDDKMHARSIGPYSLITQQPLGGKAQFGGQRFGEMEVWALEAYGASSTLREILTVKSDDVIGRAKSYEAIVKGESMPEPGLPESFNVLMHELKGLGLDIRLEE